Genomic window (Methanobrevibacter ruminantium):
CCCATAATTATACCTGCAATTACAACACATATAATAAACATAATAAGATCCATAATGTAACCTCCTTATTCCTCATATGGTCCGAATTTTTCTCTTGCAGACTTTTCAAGGAAGTAGTTACCAGCGATTAATAAAATAACGATGATAAGTCCTACAACTTGTCCTCCAATAGCTCCAAATACAACAGTAATCCAGAAACTAATGAAAACAATAAGTCCGAAACAGAAACCGGTTAAAGGTCCACCATATTTAGCACAGAAGTTACCTACATCGATAGAGTTTTTAGCACCGAGAGGAGCTTTGGTTACGATATCCCCTTGGATAGCTACAGGAGTACCTCCACCGTAATCGAATTTTTGGTATTCACTTTCTGCACCGTAATGTACATCCCCTGTGGATGAACCGATTGCACCAATAGTAATTCCCCATAGTACAGCGAGTAATGGTAATGGGAATGGGTGTCCAAGACCATTTAATGGAAGGGTCATTAAGTAAGCGATTCCTACAATACCGAAACTAGCTATAAAACCATGAGCTGCGATAGGGCCTAAGGATTGGGTTAATACATCCATAAATAATGGTTGTTCAAATTGAGATTGACCAACAATCCTTCCCATGTGTGATGTGACTGTATAAATTGCGTGAACAAATGCAGCAACAGTAGAACCCATTGCAATTGCTACTATAGGAATAATACCCATACCCATTGCAAGAGCTGCGATACCACCAGCGATACCACACCAGCATCCATATGCTACTGGTTCACCAGAAGCTGCCTTATTGATCATACGGTGTAAATGTCCCATTTGTGGAGCAAGTTGAACTTGTGAGTTAGGGTTACTTTGTGAACCGATGTCAGACTCTAAGTCCTCTGCAGCACCAGCAATGGTTGCTGCTGCACCCATTAATGCGACTACACCTAATGTAATAGGGTCCATATTTTCTTTTCCTCCTTAAATTTTATTAAATTTAATTATTTAATAAACTATTACGTGATTAATTTTCCTATTAACCACATTTAGACATATTCTGCTCAAATATAAAACCATAAAGACATAAAATAAAAATGGACTAAATAATGGACTAAAGCAAAATTTAGACCATTTTTAGAACATCTGAATGATTTTATACTTTATGATTATACCTCATAACTTAAACAAAGATTTTATAAATCAAATAAGCCAAGGCAAACCACTTAGCTTTTAATCTAGCTAGATTAAATCCTTAAAGTGTTAAGAATGAAATATTTGATGAATAAATCTAAAAATCTTAATAATTAAACCTGAATAACTAAAAAGATAAACCAAGAATTTTTTCAAGCCTACTTAAATTAAAATAAACTTAAAATTAATTAATTTAGAGACATTAAACTCTCTATATTCTATAATTTTTTTAAAACACTATATATAAGCTTTACTAAAAAATCTCAAATTTTATCAATTATTTTTAGCATTACCTTAATTTTAAAGCGATTTATCAAAATCAATTGAAATTAAATCCATTTAAATTAAGTTAAAATCTTATATTGGCACTAATTTCCTTAAATTTTCTTTATAAAATGCATTTTATTATTTTCAAAATCAATTGAAAAAAAATCCATTCTACTTTATACAAACAAATATACTATTGAAAAAAATAAATAAGGTAAAATCTATTA
Coding sequences:
- the mtrE gene encoding tetrahydromethanopterin S-methyltransferase subunit E, producing MDPITLGVVALMGAAATIAGAAEDLESDIGSQSNPNSQVQLAPQMGHLHRMINKAASGEPVAYGCWCGIAGGIAALAMGMGIIPIVAIAMGSTVAAFVHAIYTVTSHMGRIVGQSQFEQPLFMDVLTQSLGPIAAHGFIASFGIVGIAYLMTLPLNGLGHPFPLPLLAVLWGITIGAIGSSTGDVHYGAESEYQKFDYGGGTPVAIQGDIVTKAPLGAKNSIDVGNFCAKYGGPLTGFCFGLIVFISFWITVVFGAIGGQVVGLIIVILLIAGNYFLEKSAREKFGPYEE